From the Pirellulales bacterium genome, one window contains:
- a CDS encoding PhoPQ-activated pathogenicity-related family protein, whose amino-acid sequence MVIRHGISAHLCALRQALFLGSCALVLGLTAAAQGQQQRTALDDYVAKADDSFSWTVAATHKEDGYTHFVLDLKSQSWRSPDEVSRTQWEHWVTIVKPDRVTAKNAMLFIGGGGKKTDPPSKPSDIAKTLALGTGSIVAELSMVPNQPLVFHKDGKERVEDDLIAYTWMQLMKTGDPTWTARMPMVKSAVRAMDAVQAFMKSDAGGNLPVDGFVVAGGSKRGWTTWLTGAVDKRVVAIVPIVIDVLNVRRSMDHHHHAYGFWAPSVGDYVRHKIFEMKDSAAYAALLKLEDPYSYIDRLTMPKFIVNAAGDEFFLPDSSQFYFNELKGEKYLRYVPNANHSLRGSDALESVMAFYNAILTNKPRPQFSWTFEGEDTIRVKTKEKPVAVNLWQATNPKARDFRLETLGPEYRSHTLAASADGDYVARVERPGQGWTAYFVELTFDSGFKIPFKFTTAVRVTPDTLPFADKPTTGGE is encoded by the coding sequence ATGGTCATCCGCCACGGTATTTCGGCTCATCTCTGTGCGCTGCGTCAGGCACTGTTTCTTGGCTCCTGCGCCCTTGTGCTGGGTCTGACCGCTGCCGCCCAGGGGCAGCAGCAGCGAACAGCGCTGGACGATTACGTCGCGAAGGCCGACGACAGTTTTTCGTGGACCGTTGCCGCCACGCACAAGGAGGACGGATACACGCACTTCGTTCTCGATCTCAAGTCGCAATCGTGGCGCTCGCCGGACGAGGTCAGTCGCACGCAATGGGAGCACTGGGTCACGATCGTGAAGCCGGATCGCGTCACGGCGAAAAACGCCATGCTGTTCATCGGGGGCGGCGGCAAGAAAACCGATCCGCCGTCGAAACCTAGCGACATCGCCAAAACCCTGGCGCTCGGCACAGGCTCGATCGTGGCCGAATTGAGCATGGTCCCGAACCAGCCGCTTGTGTTTCACAAGGATGGCAAGGAACGCGTCGAGGACGACCTGATTGCTTACACCTGGATGCAGTTGATGAAGACGGGCGACCCTACGTGGACGGCCCGCATGCCGATGGTGAAAAGCGCGGTGCGCGCCATGGACGCCGTCCAGGCATTCATGAAGAGCGACGCGGGCGGCAACTTGCCGGTCGATGGTTTTGTCGTCGCCGGTGGCTCGAAGCGCGGCTGGACGACCTGGCTCACCGGCGCGGTCGACAAGCGCGTGGTGGCGATCGTGCCGATCGTGATCGACGTCTTGAACGTCCGCCGGTCGATGGACCATCATCACCACGCCTACGGCTTTTGGGCACCCTCGGTCGGCGATTACGTGCGGCACAAGATCTTCGAGATGAAGGACAGCGCCGCTTACGCCGCCTTGCTCAAGCTCGAGGATCCCTATTCGTACATCGATCGCTTAACCATGCCAAAATTCATCGTCAACGCGGCAGGGGACGAATTCTTCTTGCCCGACTCTTCGCAGTTCTATTTCAACGAGCTGAAGGGGGAAAAATACCTCCGCTACGTGCCGAATGCGAATCATTCGTTACGCGGCAGCGACGCGTTAGAAAGCGTCATGGCATTTTACAATGCCATCCTCACGAACAAACCGCGGCCGCAGTTTTCATGGACGTTCGAGGGCGAGGATACGATCCGCGTGAAGACGAAGGAAAAGCCTGTCGCAGTAAACCTCTGGCAGGCGACCAATCCCAAGGCGCGCGATTTCCGGCTCGAAACGTTGGGACCGGAATACCGCAGCCACACGCTGGCCGCCTCGGCCGACGGAGATTACGTGGCCCGCGTCGAGCGTCCCGGGCAGGGTTGGACCGCCTACTTCGTTGAGTTGACGTTCGACAGCGGCTTCAAGATCCCTTTCAAGTTCACGACCGCCGTGCGCGTGACGCCGGATACGCTGCCGTTTGCGGATAAGCCGACAACCGGCGGCGAATAA
- a CDS encoding endo-1,4-beta-xylanase has protein sequence MGLMRFLVAPANRLTAEAALRAYLVGPEQIPWVSRVQLQNGVLSLGRNESDSACLCCPFPVAERGEVSLVTGTLIERFAPYHLTVELARGKVNQLRSQIVEWQSLGLAPKEHHLAALHQAMEHLSRAVTSQHDPILAAEHAERAISRALDLSDRLVARYVKKVVATRHRAGTRLQAVLGGNLGPKLLRATVSRQFLTAFNAATVTMKWRDVEGQEGTYQWEIADRQIAWCHENGLPVIGGPLLQLDDRGLPDWLAIWQGDFDNILAFVSDYVETAVQRYVGKVSLWQCASRVNVGAVLGLSDEERLRLAVRTFEIVRKLDPKTPAILSFDQPWGEYMARAERDLSPLHFADILVRSGMDLSGIGLEVNVGYSPGGSYLRDSLECNRMIDRWAMLGTPLWLFITLPAGESADDKAFSRARPTGGPQPGGWSPEAQRQWLRQVVPLLLAKPIVRGVIYNQLCDAYPHEFVEGGLLDGEDQPKPAFGTLAKVRRKYLS, from the coding sequence ATGGGCCTCATGCGGTTCTTGGTAGCCCCGGCGAACCGCCTCACGGCCGAAGCCGCTCTTCGCGCCTACCTGGTCGGCCCGGAACAAATTCCTTGGGTCAGCCGGGTGCAACTGCAGAACGGGGTGTTGAGTCTCGGCCGCAACGAATCCGACTCCGCCTGCCTGTGCTGCCCCTTTCCCGTCGCGGAACGCGGCGAGGTGTCGCTGGTCACGGGCACGTTGATCGAGCGGTTTGCCCCCTACCATCTGACCGTGGAACTGGCGCGCGGCAAAGTCAACCAGCTGCGCTCGCAGATCGTCGAATGGCAGTCGCTGGGCCTCGCGCCCAAGGAGCATCACCTGGCCGCGTTGCACCAGGCGATGGAGCATCTTTCGCGCGCGGTAACTTCGCAACATGATCCGATCCTGGCGGCGGAACACGCCGAGCGGGCGATCAGCCGGGCGCTGGATCTTTCGGATCGTCTGGTGGCCCGCTACGTCAAGAAAGTCGTGGCCACGCGCCATCGCGCCGGGACGAGATTACAGGCGGTGCTGGGAGGCAATCTCGGGCCAAAACTGCTGCGCGCCACCGTCTCGCGCCAGTTCTTAACGGCCTTCAACGCGGCGACCGTCACGATGAAATGGCGCGACGTGGAAGGGCAAGAAGGAACTTATCAATGGGAAATTGCTGATCGGCAGATCGCCTGGTGTCACGAGAACGGACTGCCCGTGATCGGCGGGCCGCTCTTGCAGTTGGACGATCGGGGCCTGCCCGACTGGCTGGCCATCTGGCAAGGCGATTTCGATAACATCCTGGCTTTTGTCAGCGACTATGTCGAGACCGCGGTGCAGCGCTACGTCGGAAAAGTCAGCCTGTGGCAGTGCGCGTCGCGGGTGAATGTCGGCGCCGTGCTGGGACTCAGCGATGAGGAGCGTCTGCGACTGGCGGTGCGCACGTTCGAGATTGTGCGCAAGCTCGATCCGAAGACGCCGGCCATTCTCTCCTTCGACCAGCCATGGGGAGAATACATGGCGCGCGCCGAGCGCGATCTGTCGCCGCTGCACTTCGCCGACATCCTGGTGCGCTCGGGCATGGACCTGTCGGGGATCGGGCTGGAAGTGAACGTCGGCTATTCGCCCGGCGGCAGCTATCTGCGCGATTCGCTGGAGTGCAATCGGATGATCGACCGCTGGGCCATGCTCGGTACGCCTTTGTGGTTGTTCATTACCTTGCCCGCGGGCGAGTCGGCCGACGACAAGGCGTTCTCCCGCGCGCGGCCGACCGGTGGTCCCCAACCTGGCGGCTGGAGCCCGGAAGCGCAACGGCAATGGTTGCGCCAGGTTGTGCCATTGCTCTTGGCCAAGCCGATCGTGCGCGGGGTGATCTATAACCAATTGTGCGACGCGTACCCGCACGAGTTTGTCGAAGGGGGGCTGCTCGACGGCGAGGACCAGCCGAAGCCAGCCTTCGGAACGCTGGCCAAGGTACGTCGGAAGTATCTTTCCTGA
- a CDS encoding phosphoribosylaminoimidazolesuccinocarboxamide synthase has protein sequence MTTTAAVLQTTIPGVPVRRGKVRDVYDLGDKLLLVATDRISAFDWVLPTGIPDKGRVLTQFSSFWFDELGEPNHVLSTDVDRMDELPAGTEREPLAGRATLVRKTQVVPIECVVRGYLSGSGWKEYKKQGTVCGIKLPAGLTESDKLPEPIFTPATKEESGHDINISFEQMVDIVGKDVAQELRDRSISVYQRGAELARSKGIIIADTKFEWGRFEDTLILIDEVLTPDSSRFWPVDQYRPGGSPPSYDKQFVRDWLETTGWDKNSTPPELPDDVVVRTREKYIEAYERLTGRSFPWR, from the coding sequence ATGACCACCACGGCAGCCGTTCTACAAACCACGATTCCAGGGGTACCCGTTCGCCGCGGCAAAGTACGCGACGTGTACGATCTGGGGGACAAACTGCTCCTGGTGGCCACGGATCGGATCAGCGCCTTCGACTGGGTACTGCCGACCGGTATCCCCGACAAGGGGCGCGTGCTGACGCAATTCAGCTCGTTCTGGTTCGACGAGTTGGGCGAGCCGAATCACGTTCTCTCGACCGACGTCGATCGCATGGACGAACTGCCGGCCGGGACCGAGCGCGAGCCGCTGGCCGGTCGCGCGACCTTGGTCCGCAAGACACAGGTCGTGCCCATCGAATGCGTCGTGCGCGGTTACCTCTCCGGCTCGGGCTGGAAGGAATACAAAAAGCAGGGCACCGTCTGCGGCATCAAGTTGCCCGCGGGCCTGACTGAGAGCGACAAGCTGCCGGAGCCGATCTTTACGCCTGCCACCAAGGAAGAAAGCGGCCACGACATCAACATCTCGTTTGAACAGATGGTAGATATTGTCGGCAAGGACGTGGCCCAGGAGCTGCGCGACCGCAGCATCAGCGTGTACCAGCGTGGGGCGGAACTGGCGCGCAGCAAGGGGATCATCATCGCCGACACCAAATTCGAGTGGGGGCGATTTGAAGATACCTTGATTCTCATCGACGAAGTGCTCACGCCCGACAGCTCGCGCTTCTGGCCCGTCGACCAGTATCGACCCGGCGGCAGCCCTCCCTCGTACGACAAGCAGTTCGTGCGCGATTGGCTGGAGACCACCGGCTGGGACAAGAACAGCACTCCGCCCGAACTGCCCGACGACGTCGTCGTTCGCACGCGCGAAAAGTACATCGAAGCCTACGAGCGTCTCACGGGGCGCAGCTTTCCCTGGCGATAG
- the aroC gene encoding chorismate synthase: MLRYWTAGESHGKALLALVQGFPAGVPITTEPIDRELRRRQGGYGRGGRQRIETDHVEILSGIWKGQTLGSPIALSVPNKDNKLERLDDLDRPRPGHGDLTGAIKHLGSIRGVLERASARETAARVAAGALAKQLLEQFGITAFGYTVELGGIAIPPQPGTLAEQRAWRDESEIYSLNPAQDQQIKDLIDACGKDGDTLGGILEVRVEGLPFGLGTHTQWDVKLDGRLAQAVMAVQAIKGVEIGLGFEAARRRGSQVHDAIHYDESQKTTPNLGYVRPTNNAGGLEAGMTNGQPLVIRAAKKPISTLRKPLASINLATKEAEEAAYERSDVCAVPAAGVILENVVAFEIAAALVDKFGGDSLAEMRARWDLFQQMARER, encoded by the coding sequence ATGCTGCGTTACTGGACCGCTGGTGAATCTCACGGCAAGGCCCTCTTGGCCTTGGTGCAGGGATTTCCGGCGGGGGTTCCGATCACGACCGAGCCGATCGATCGGGAGCTGCGGCGCCGCCAGGGAGGCTACGGCCGCGGCGGTCGCCAACGGATCGAGACCGACCATGTCGAAATCCTCAGCGGCATCTGGAAAGGTCAAACTCTCGGCAGCCCTATCGCCTTGTCGGTGCCGAACAAAGACAACAAGCTCGAGCGGCTCGACGATCTCGATCGCCCGCGCCCCGGCCACGGCGACCTGACCGGGGCGATCAAGCATCTGGGGAGCATTCGCGGTGTTCTCGAGCGCGCAAGCGCCCGCGAAACGGCCGCCCGCGTCGCGGCCGGCGCACTGGCCAAGCAGCTGCTCGAACAGTTCGGCATTACGGCTTTCGGTTACACGGTGGAGCTTGGTGGCATCGCGATTCCACCGCAGCCGGGCACGTTGGCCGAACAGCGCGCGTGGCGCGACGAGAGCGAGATCTATTCGCTCAATCCGGCCCAGGATCAACAGATCAAGGACCTGATCGACGCCTGTGGCAAGGACGGCGATACGCTGGGTGGAATTCTGGAAGTGCGCGTCGAAGGCTTGCCGTTCGGTCTGGGCACCCACACCCAGTGGGACGTGAAGCTCGATGGCCGACTGGCGCAGGCCGTGATGGCCGTGCAAGCGATCAAGGGGGTCGAGATCGGCCTGGGGTTCGAAGCGGCGCGGCGACGCGGCTCGCAGGTGCATGACGCGATCCATTACGACGAATCGCAAAAAACGACGCCCAACCTGGGCTACGTGCGCCCGACGAACAACGCCGGTGGATTGGAAGCGGGTATGACCAATGGGCAACCGCTGGTGATCCGCGCCGCCAAGAAACCGATCAGCACGCTGCGCAAGCCGTTGGCGAGTATCAACCTGGCCACGAAGGAAGCCGAGGAAGCCGCTTACGAGCGGAGCGACGTGTGCGCGGTGCCGGCGGCCGGGGTGATTCTCGAGAACGTCGTGGCGTTCGAAATCGCCGCGGCGCTCGTCGATAAATTCGGCGGCGACAGCCTGGCCGAGATGCGCGCCCGCTGGGACTTGTTTCAACAGATGGCTCGCGAGCGCTAA